The Arachidicoccus terrestris genome includes the window GACGCAGGGCTCAAAGAGATGCTGCAGCAAATCAGCCGCTGGTATAATTTTGATGTGACCTATAAGTCTGGTCTTACAGAGGAAAAGTTTACGGGAAGGTTTCCTAAAAACCTAGCATTAGGCAAAGCTTTGGAAATCCTGAAACAATCCGGCATCAATTTTACACTCAAGCCGGGAAAAGAAACTAACAAGACAAGTATTATTGTTTCTCCGATTTAAAACTCAATAGAAGTAACAAATGAAAAACTAGATGTTTTGTCTGGCTCAACATACAAAAATGACCGAAAGTGTTGGAACCACCTCCGGTCAGGTTTGAGCTTATAATTGGCACAAGTCGCTAGACTTTATTTATTCACCCAAACGTAACAAAGTTATGTATTTAACGCTCTTTTGCAAAAAAAGGAAGCTCCAGTTTTTGCACCCATTCCCAACGATTAAAATTTGGCGGATTATGAGATTGGCGATGATGCTTATTCTTTTGGCGTCGCTCAGCGTGTCGGCCAGAGGGACGGCACAGAAGGTAACGATCAATGAGACAAATGCTCCACTCGAAAAAGTGATTAACCAGTTGCAGCAGCAAAGTGGCTATGATTTCTTTTATAAGGGATCTACTATGGATTTGTCCAGGCCGGTAACACTGAGTTTCCACAACATACCGATAGAACAGGCATTGAAAGCCTGCTTTGAAAAGCAGCCCCGTCTCAGCTATTCTATTGTAGATAAAGTGGTGATCATTAAAGTAAAAGCAAAACAGGCGCAGGATGCTCCACATTCTGTAACACCGGTCGTAAAACGGGTGGATATGGCTGATAACATCAGAGGAAAAATAACCAGTGATGCGGGTATGCCGATTGCCGGGGCAACGATCAGGATTGAAGGACAGGATGGAAAAGGGACTTTATCTAATGCGCAGGGCGAATTTGAACTTTCCAACGTAGATGAAAGCACTGTACTCGTTGTTAGTAGTGTCGGTTATGCAACTAAAACCGTTAAAGTGGGTAACCGAAGGGTGATTAATATCATTCTTACGGCCATCGTTAATGAACTTGATGAAACAGTAGTGATCGGTTATGGACAGGTCCAAAAAAAAGACCTTACAGGATCTGTTTCTACCATAACAGCCAAAGATATTCAGGATGTTCCTTTTTTAACGGCAGATAATGCGATTGCCGGCAAAGCAGCAGGCGTTCAAGTCACAAAAACAGACGGAACGCCGGGAGGGACTGTTCGTATCCGCGTGAGGGGCTCCACTTCATTGTTGGGTGGCAATGATCCGCTATACGTTATCGACGGTGTACCGGTACAGGTACAAAGTAACTTTATTAATCCCGGTTTTGATGTATCCAGTCCTGTGGGGAACGATGTTACGGGGGCTGGCGGAGTGAGCTCTGGCATGTCCACAGCTTTCGTTAACGCACTCAACAGTATCGGAGGGCTTAATGTCGACGATATTGAATCCATTACTATATTGAAAGATGCATCTTCCACCGCGATTTATGGCTCAAAAGCAGCTAATGGCGTAGTGATCATTCAGACCAAGAAAGGTAAAAAGGATATGCAACCGCAGGTCATGTTCAGCTACTACGGAACATGGAGCAAGCCACTTACCCCCACGCTCCTCAATGCAGATCAGTATAAAATGCTATTGTCTGAAGCGGCTAAAAATGATTACGATTATAGAAGCAAATATGACATGAGCATTTCACCTGAACTTGATGCTATTGTTCATCATGCGGATAGTTATTTTGGCAAAGGGCATACAGACTGGTTAAAAGAAGTCACCAGAAATACGTTGGCTAATAATGTCGAAGTAGCTGTAAGAGGCGGAGGCAATGCTACCAAATACTATTCTTCTATTTCATACAACAGTACGCCAGGCGTCATCAAAAACAGTAGTTACGAGAGAATCGCGGGAAAACTAAACCTGGAGAACGAAATCGGCAGACATTTGCGCTTTATTACGAATTTGAATTTGGGATACAGCAGCCAAAATGTTACTGATGGAGCGTACCAGCAGGCTCTTCGGGCCCGGCCTGATTACACACCCTATGATTCCGCAGGAGCGTATTCAGACTTTTCCGGTATTGGGTACAGTTATCAAGGCTTTCAAAATCCGGTGGCAATGTTAACGGCACTTAACCAGTCCAAGACCTTTAATTTACTGGGTTCTATCTCTGGTATTTATAAGTTTACAAATGACCTTGAGTTTAAGTCAACGATTTCCCTTAATATGCAAGATTATACCCAACGTAATTATACACCTAGTTATCTGGCCATCGGAAGCTTTTATGGAAATGTCGAAAATAAAGGAGGTATTGGAGCAAATTCTAACAGTCATCTGGCCAACTGGTTCTGGGAAAATACGCTTACCTGGAATAAGCAATTTGATGACGATAATAGCCTTAATTTATTAGGTGGTTATTCTTATGAAACCAGAAAATATAGCTTTTTTAGCGCCACGGCAACTGGATACCCAAATGACGATATCTTAAATAGCCTGTCTTCTGCGGTGACCCCGCTGTTTACGAAGGGTGATAATCCCAGTAAACCTCAGAGTTACCTTGTTTCTTATTATTTACGTGCCAATTATGGTTTTAAAGATAGATACCTGGTGACATTTACAGGAAGGGCCGATGGATCTTCTAAGTTTGGACCGGAGAATAAGTATGGATATTTTCCGTCCGGTGCGCTGGCCTGGAGGGTCTCTAAGGAGAATTTTTTAAAAGATGTTCATTGGATTGATGACTTAAAGCTTCGTGGCAGTTATGGAATAACCGGAAGCCAGAATATAGCAGATCAGATGTATAGAACCCTTTATTCCCCTTATTCTTATGCCGGTACCAGCGCTCTGATACCCACCCAGTTAGGTAATGCTGCGATTCAATGGGAATCCACCAGACAAACTGATCTGGGGTTAGATTTCGCTTTTTTTAATTCCAGATTAAGCGGGACAGTGGATTATTACCGTAAAGAAACCAGGGGGGCCTTATTAAGCCTCCCCGTTGCACCTAGCAGTAGCTATTCATCTTTATTGGGAAATGTGGCCAGTTTAAGAAGTACTGGGATTGAGCTTTCCTTAGAAGGCGATATTATCCGCAATAAGGATTTTAGATGGAGTGCTTCCATGAATATTACCTGGCCGAAGACATTGGTTACAAAGATCAGCGAGGAGGCAGATCTATCACAGTTGGGAAATTTGACTGGCCTTGAATATGGAAATGTTACCCTGATAGAGGGAAAACCACTTGGACTAATTACCGGGCTGAAAATAGAGGGTATTATCCGCACTGAGGCAGAATTAGAGGATTATAGGAAACGGCTAGGCTTCTATGCAGATCCTTCCAGTGGCTACGCCCCGTTTGCATTTGTTTCCATTGGTGACCCAATGTTTAAGCTGGATGGCTCTGAATCGGGAGGACAGTATCCTGCCTTTGATCAGATTATCGGCAGCGCAGCGCCCAACTGCTATGGAGGGTTTACGCAGTCATTCACCTATAAGAATCTAAATTTGAATTTTTATTTTACCTATTCTCAAGGCGGCTCACTGATGTGGGGAGATGGTGTTTCCAGTATCAATTTTGTGGGCACTTCCAATGCGAATGCCTATATGCTGGGCCGGTGGACGCCAGATAATCCCGATGCACAGAATCCTAGGTTAGTATGGAAAGACCAGGCCTTAATGTATAATACAAGTTTAAGTGTTTTTGATGCTTCTTACCTCAAATTAAGAACGGTTACCCTTAGCTATCTTTTGAATCAAAGCAAATGGCTAAAAAGTAAAGGCATTAAAAACGCCTCTATTTTCTTTTCTGCTACGAACTTATTTACGATTACCGGCTATCCGGGAAATGATCCTGAAACTTCTGATGATCCTTTTAGCGTGGCAGGCGGTTATTTTGATGTCAGTAATTATCCCAGTCTCCGCTCTTTGTCATTAGGCTTAAAAATGGCATTTTAATCAGACAGGCATAGTTACATAGGTATTTACTCCATTTATATAGGATAAAAACTCAATTATGAAAAAATTAGAACATATATTTTTAATACTGGGGATGATATTCGTATTGCTGCTTAATTCCTGCTCAAAGCAGCTGAATGTCTATCCTACTACTTCTGAGGTAGACGGAAAGGTGATCAAAGATTTGCAAAGTGCGAAGACCACACTTAATGGCATCTATTATCGCTTCGCCAACGCAGGATTTGATAACAACCAGAATCCTTCTGTTTTATGGGTTGGTGTAAATGAAGGTATTCCCTCCGAGCTTTCTGGATTGTTTACTTATCCCTATGGAGGTAGCGAGATTACTGATCACACCTATCAAAGTAGCAGTTATGCCATAGGCAGTGTTTGGCAATATGGAATGAATATTGTTAATGCGGCAAATGGCTTTTTAAAGAATATTGAGCCAGCGGCCAGTATTACTGCAGAGGATAAAAAAGTATTGCAAGCGGAAGCCAAATTCTTGCGGGCATATGCTAACATCATACTGCTAGCTTATTTTGGTCAGTATGATGATCCTTCCAGCGAATATGGGATTATTTTAAGAACCGATTTTGTTACGGCTGATAATATTAGTCAACCCCGAAGCTCAGTACAGGAAGCCTACAATTTGATTCTCGCTGATTTAGATGAAGCTATAGCTGTACTCCCCGACGTAAATACCGATAATTATTACGCCAACATATGGGCTGCCAAATTGCTGAAAGCGAGGGTCTTGATGATCAAAAACAACTCGGCAGATAAGCTGAGTGTTATTGAACTTTGCGAGGATATTATTAATAATAGCCCTTATGAACTGGAGAAGAGCTATCAGCAACTGTTTTGGAGTAAAGGTTTAGAAAGTAATGAAGTGATATTGGGTATTCATCCGTACTCGCAGGATATTTATAAATATAATAACTATATATATTATAATCAGAATGTCGGAACAGATCTAATGCTGAAGCTGTTTAAAAACGACCCCAGAGGATCATGGATACTGCGACCTAAACCGAACAATTATATGGGCGGGAATATGCAGGTGTTTACCAAATACTATTCGGGTAGTGTCATTCAGGCTGTTCCTACAGCCAGTTCCAGCGTGAGCTATGCTTTAAGGCTTACGGAAGCCTATTTGCTGGAAGCAGAGGCCATTACTGAGTCTGGTGGTAACCTTGACAATGCCAGGGTGCTGCTCAAAACCGTCATGGAAAAATCCGGGGTCACTAATTTTACTCAGATCGACAATGCAAAGTCTGCCAGTCAGTTACAGCTGGAAGTAATCAAAGAAGAAATGAGAAATTTTGTGGGAGAAGCGGGCCAGGATTGGTTTGCGCTAAGAAGGCTGCCGTTTGAAACTATAAAGGAGATGGTGCCCTCTATTGGAAATAAAACACAGTTAATACTGCCGATTCCGCAGGAGGAAATGAAGCGTAACAGTGCTTTAAGAGGAATGCAAAATCCGGGCTATGGAGGATAATATAAATTAGTAATCTGATCAGCATACAAACATACTTTTGTTGGTCACAAAAAATGAAAATAATGAAAAAAATAATTGGGATCATTGTACCATCGTTCTGTCTGTTAATGGCGTGCACTAATAATAGACCGCATGGCTATCATCTTAGCGGTACCGTTAAAGGGTTAGATAC containing:
- a CDS encoding SusC/RagA family TonB-linked outer membrane protein produces the protein MRLAMMLILLASLSVSARGTAQKVTINETNAPLEKVINQLQQQSGYDFFYKGSTMDLSRPVTLSFHNIPIEQALKACFEKQPRLSYSIVDKVVIIKVKAKQAQDAPHSVTPVVKRVDMADNIRGKITSDAGMPIAGATIRIEGQDGKGTLSNAQGEFELSNVDESTVLVVSSVGYATKTVKVGNRRVINIILTAIVNELDETVVIGYGQVQKKDLTGSVSTITAKDIQDVPFLTADNAIAGKAAGVQVTKTDGTPGGTVRIRVRGSTSLLGGNDPLYVIDGVPVQVQSNFINPGFDVSSPVGNDVTGAGGVSSGMSTAFVNALNSIGGLNVDDIESITILKDASSTAIYGSKAANGVVIIQTKKGKKDMQPQVMFSYYGTWSKPLTPTLLNADQYKMLLSEAAKNDYDYRSKYDMSISPELDAIVHHADSYFGKGHTDWLKEVTRNTLANNVEVAVRGGGNATKYYSSISYNSTPGVIKNSSYERIAGKLNLENEIGRHLRFITNLNLGYSSQNVTDGAYQQALRARPDYTPYDSAGAYSDFSGIGYSYQGFQNPVAMLTALNQSKTFNLLGSISGIYKFTNDLEFKSTISLNMQDYTQRNYTPSYLAIGSFYGNVENKGGIGANSNSHLANWFWENTLTWNKQFDDDNSLNLLGGYSYETRKYSFFSATATGYPNDDILNSLSSAVTPLFTKGDNPSKPQSYLVSYYLRANYGFKDRYLVTFTGRADGSSKFGPENKYGYFPSGALAWRVSKENFLKDVHWIDDLKLRGSYGITGSQNIADQMYRTLYSPYSYAGTSALIPTQLGNAAIQWESTRQTDLGLDFAFFNSRLSGTVDYYRKETRGALLSLPVAPSSSYSSLLGNVASLRSTGIELSLEGDIIRNKDFRWSASMNITWPKTLVTKISEEADLSQLGNLTGLEYGNVTLIEGKPLGLITGLKIEGIIRTEAELEDYRKRLGFYADPSSGYAPFAFVSIGDPMFKLDGSESGGQYPAFDQIIGSAAPNCYGGFTQSFTYKNLNLNFYFTYSQGGSLMWGDGVSSINFVGTSNANAYMLGRWTPDNPDAQNPRLVWKDQALMYNTSLSVFDASYLKLRTVTLSYLLNQSKWLKSKGIKNASIFFSATNLFTITGYPGNDPETSDDPFSVAGGYFDVSNYPSLRSLSLGLKMAF
- a CDS encoding RagB/SusD family nutrient uptake outer membrane protein, which encodes MKKLEHIFLILGMIFVLLLNSCSKQLNVYPTTSEVDGKVIKDLQSAKTTLNGIYYRFANAGFDNNQNPSVLWVGVNEGIPSELSGLFTYPYGGSEITDHTYQSSSYAIGSVWQYGMNIVNAANGFLKNIEPAASITAEDKKVLQAEAKFLRAYANIILLAYFGQYDDPSSEYGIILRTDFVTADNISQPRSSVQEAYNLILADLDEAIAVLPDVNTDNYYANIWAAKLLKARVLMIKNNSADKLSVIELCEDIINNSPYELEKSYQQLFWSKGLESNEVILGIHPYSQDIYKYNNYIYYNQNVGTDLMLKLFKNDPRGSWILRPKPNNYMGGNMQVFTKYYSGSVIQAVPTASSSVSYALRLTEAYLLEAEAITESGGNLDNARVLLKTVMEKSGVTNFTQIDNAKSASQLQLEVIKEEMRNFVGEAGQDWFALRRLPFETIKEMVPSIGNKTQLILPIPQEEMKRNSALRGMQNPGYGG